The DNA region GCTTCTGGCTCACCATCGTTAAATTACCATCGGACGTTAAAGACTAACTGCGTTATGGGGGCTCTATGAGTAGCACTTCACTGACCATTTTACTGGTTGAAGATAATCTGGGTGATATTCGCCTAGTACGCGAACTATTGGCGGCTGACCAAAGTGAAAGCTTCACTTTGGTCACTGCTGATCGTCAAGAAACTGCACTGGCGATTTTGGATAGTCAGGATATTACCGCGATATTACTTGATTTAGAGTTGCCAGATGGCAGTGGCCTGAATACGCTCCTGAAAATACATGCTAACGCGCCTGGCATACCGATTGTTGTGCTGAGCAGTACTGCCGATGAGAGTCTTGCAGTAAGGTCGGTGCAGCAGGGTGCTCAGGATTTTCTGGTGAAGGGTTATGTTGATGCACACCAACTGACGCGTTCTTTGCGTTATGCGATTGAGCGTAAGCGCACGGAAGAGCGGCTAAATCACCTTGCACATCATGATAGCTTGACGGGCTTATCTAACCGCAAGCATTTTTACGATACCCTTAAAAATTCAATTGCCTTAGCACGCAGACATGAAACCAAGCTGGCCTTGCTCTTGCTGGATCTTAATGGATTTAAGTCCATTAACGACACCTTGGGTCACTATGTGGGTGATTTGCTGTTACAGGGCGTTGCTCAGCGCTTGCGTGAATGTATGCGCGAAACGGATTGCGTCGCCAGAATTGGTGGTGACGAGTTCACCATGATATTGACCGATATACAGGATGAAGAGGATGCCGCTGCTGCCACCAGTAAGGTTATTGAGTCTATTGGACGCCCCTTCCTGATTGATGGGCGTACATTGGATATTGGGGTGAGTATCGGTATTGGTATTTATCCTACAGATGCCGATAATCTGGAATCTTTAGTGCGTAATGCCGATGTGGCAATGTATCAGGCTAAAGCAGAGATCGGTATGCAAAATACTTACCGTTTCTTTTCGGTCAATATGAATGATAGGGCCACTGAAGACCGTGTGTTGCTCAGTGAGCTGTCGACTGCGATGGCGCAAGGCGAGTTCGTGATTAATTACCAACCGCAAGTAGATGTAAAAACTGGCCATATTAATGGGATGGAGTCATTGTTGCGTTGGCAACATCCGACACGTGGGTTATTGTTACCGGCGGCGTTTATGAATGTGTTGGAAAGCTCATCGCTCATTCTAGAGGTTGGTTTGTGGATATTGCGCAGCGTATGCGCACAAGGCCAAGCGTGGCGTGAGTCTTCTGATGCGCCTCTAGTGTTGTCGGTCAATCTATCTCCACGCCAGTTGCTACAGGATGATTTTGCAGAGCAGGTGTCTGCGGTGTTGAGTGAGACAGGTTTACCGCCGCATTGTTTGGAGCTTGATATCTCTGAACATGCGTTATGGGAAGACGAAGAGGCTGCTTTTAAACAAGTGACTAAGCTTAATCATTTAGGCGTGAGGTTGGCGCTTGATAATTTTGGTAATGGCCGCGCTTCATTTTATTACCTACGTAAGTTTCCTTTCCACGCCATTAAGCTGGATCGTAGGCTTACCCAAGCAGCTTCTGCCTCTACCGATGGTGCCGATATGGCGCGTGCGGTGATTCAAGTGGCACATGTGTTCCGTATGAAAGGCTTGGCGGGTGGGGTGGAGACGGCAGCACAACTCGATACTTTGCGTAATCTTGCTTATGATGATGCGCAGGGCTATCTGTATTGCCATCCATTGCCTTCCGATGCGGCAACCGCATTGTTAGAGCGTGGGCAGCATCTTGGCCCAGTGGCGGCAGTATAATGAAGATATTGCTGGTAGAAGATAATCAAGGTGATGCACGGCTCCTAGAGATTATGTTACATGACGTGCTGACAGCATGCACGCTCACGCATGCCGATACTTTAGGAAAAGCGATATCGCATGCATGCTTAATGCAGTTCGATATTATTTTGCTTGATTTGTCACTACCAGACTCGCAAGGTAGCGGTACCTTCTGGCGTTTGCATGAAGTCGTGTCGGATGTGCCTATTGTGGTCATGACCGGTCATGATGATGAAGTGCTGGCGACAGAGTTAGCACAGGCGGGCGCACAAGACTACTTGGTGAAAGGTAGTGTAGATGGGCGCTGGTTATTACGCGTGATGCGTTATGCCATTGAACGTAAGCGTGCAGAGCTGCAATTGCGTCAGAGCGAAGCTAAAGTCCGTGCTCTGTACGAAGCCGTACCGGATTTACTCTTGTTTCTCGATTTAGAGGGTCGCTTTTTAGAGTGTAAACCCGCTAAAGATTTTCAAACGCACATTGAGCCTGAGCATTTTCTGGGCAAAACCATCCATGAAGCCTTGCCCGAGAGTGTTGCTGATCAGGCCATGCTCTGCTTGGAAAAGGCCGTTGTTGGTAAAGGTATTGCGTCTTTTGAATATCAGATGGCTTTACCGCAAGGGGTTACTAATTACGAGTCCCGTTTTATTAGAGCCAGTGACGAGCAGGTATTGTGCATTGTGCGCGATATCAGTGAGAGCAAGCGTACACAGCAGCAACTGCATTTCCTTGCACACTATGACACGCTAACGGGTTTACCAAACCGATTGTTGTTCAATGAAAGCCTGCATCAAGCACAAACGCACGCTAATCGTACGAGTGATACGATTGCAGTGATGTTTATCGATCTGGATCGTTTTAAGAATATCAACGATACACTGGGGCACGGTATTGGCGATAAATTATTGCAGCAGGTCGGTAATCGCATTGCACTTTGCATCCGTGAGTCTGACACGGTGGCGAGAATGGGCGGCGATGAGTTTGCGGTCATTCTGGTGAATGTGCGAGAAGAGCGTGATGCTGCAGTCGTGGCAGAAAAGATTATCGATGCGTTGCGTTCGCCGTTTGTGGTTGGTGACCATGAGGTGTTTGTAGGAGCGAGTATTGGCATTACGCTGTATCGTCCTGGCCATGATGATAGAGATGTGTTGTTAGAAAAAGCCGATGTGGCGATGTACCACGCGAAGGATCGTGGCCGTAATAACTTCCAGTTTTATTCTTCAGAGATGGATGCGGTTGCTTATGAGCGTTTGGTGATGGAGAATCACTTGCGCCATGCCTTGGATCGAAATGAATTCATTTTATATTATCAGCCGCAAATCGCAGTAGAAGGCGGCCGTGTCACTGCCGTTGAAACCTTGTTGCGCTGGCAGCATCCAGAACGTGGTTTAGTTGCGCCAGGCGAGTTTATTTCACTGCTGGAGGAAAGCGGTTTAATCGTGCCTGTCGGTAAGTGGGTATTAAAGACATCGTGTGAACAAGGACGTGTATGGTATGACGCAGGCACGCCCGTGCGTGTGGCTGTGAATCTTTCTGTGCGCCAGTTTAAGCATCCGGGTCTGGTTGCGGATGTTGCGGAGATTTTGGCACAAAGTGGGTTGCCGCCAGAACTGCTGGAGTTGGAGTTAACTGAAAGTATGTTTATGGAAAGCGCGGCTGGAGATGTTAATAAACTTATGCAGCTTAAAGCCTTGGGCGTATCTCTCGCAATTGATGACTTTGGTAGTGGCGCATCGTCTCTTGCTTACCTTAAAGATTTCCCAGTAGATACGCTTAAGATATGCCAATCTTTTGTGCTTAACCTGCCTCATAACAACGATGACAGTGCCATTGCCAGTGCGGTACTTGGTTTAGCACAAGCGATGAACTTTACCAGTGTGGCAGAAGGTGTTGAGAATGCACAGCAGGCTGATTTCTTGCGAGAGCGGCGTTGCGATTATTTTCAAGGTTTCCTCTTTAGTAAGCCTTTACCGGTAGAA from Methylotenera sp. L2L1 includes:
- a CDS encoding putative bifunctional diguanylate cyclase/phosphodiesterase; the protein is MSSTSLTILLVEDNLGDIRLVRELLAADQSESFTLVTADRQETALAILDSQDITAILLDLELPDGSGLNTLLKIHANAPGIPIVVLSSTADESLAVRSVQQGAQDFLVKGYVDAHQLTRSLRYAIERKRTEERLNHLAHHDSLTGLSNRKHFYDTLKNSIALARRHETKLALLLLDLNGFKSINDTLGHYVGDLLLQGVAQRLRECMRETDCVARIGGDEFTMILTDIQDEEDAAAATSKVIESIGRPFLIDGRTLDIGVSIGIGIYPTDADNLESLVRNADVAMYQAKAEIGMQNTYRFFSVNMNDRATEDRVLLSELSTAMAQGEFVINYQPQVDVKTGHINGMESLLRWQHPTRGLLLPAAFMNVLESSSLILEVGLWILRSVCAQGQAWRESSDAPLVLSVNLSPRQLLQDDFAEQVSAVLSETGLPPHCLELDISEHALWEDEEAAFKQVTKLNHLGVRLALDNFGNGRASFYYLRKFPFHAIKLDRRLTQAASASTDGADMARAVIQVAHVFRMKGLAGGVETAAQLDTLRNLAYDDAQGYLYCHPLPSDAATALLERGQHLGPVAAV
- a CDS encoding putative bifunctional diguanylate cyclase/phosphodiesterase, whose product is MKILLVEDNQGDARLLEIMLHDVLTACTLTHADTLGKAISHACLMQFDIILLDLSLPDSQGSGTFWRLHEVVSDVPIVVMTGHDDEVLATELAQAGAQDYLVKGSVDGRWLLRVMRYAIERKRAELQLRQSEAKVRALYEAVPDLLLFLDLEGRFLECKPAKDFQTHIEPEHFLGKTIHEALPESVADQAMLCLEKAVVGKGIASFEYQMALPQGVTNYESRFIRASDEQVLCIVRDISESKRTQQQLHFLAHYDTLTGLPNRLLFNESLHQAQTHANRTSDTIAVMFIDLDRFKNINDTLGHGIGDKLLQQVGNRIALCIRESDTVARMGGDEFAVILVNVREERDAAVVAEKIIDALRSPFVVGDHEVFVGASIGITLYRPGHDDRDVLLEKADVAMYHAKDRGRNNFQFYSSEMDAVAYERLVMENHLRHALDRNEFILYYQPQIAVEGGRVTAVETLLRWQHPERGLVAPGEFISLLEESGLIVPVGKWVLKTSCEQGRVWYDAGTPVRVAVNLSVRQFKHPGLVADVAEILAQSGLPPELLELELTESMFMESAAGDVNKLMQLKALGVSLAIDDFGSGASSLAYLKDFPVDTLKICQSFVLNLPHNNDDSAIASAVLGLAQAMNFTSVAEGVENAQQADFLRERRCDYFQGFLFSKPLPVEELDLLLNGGKLQGS